One segment of Pogoniulus pusillus isolate bPogPus1 chromosome 26, bPogPus1.pri, whole genome shotgun sequence DNA contains the following:
- the RBP2 gene encoding retinol-binding protein 2 encodes MPADYNGTWEMETNENFEGYMVALGIDFATRKIAKHLKQTKEIVQNGDNFKTKTVSTFRNYDLDFTVGVEFEEHTKGLDNRVVKTLVTWDGDKLVCVQKGEKNNRGWKHWIEGDLLHLELTCEDQVCHQVFRKKK; translated from the exons ATGCCTGCCGATTACAATGGGACGTGGGAAATGGAAACCAATGAAAACTTTGAAGGCTACATGGTTGCTTTAG GTATCGATTTTGCCACTCGTAAGATTGCAAAACACTTGAAACAAACAAAGGAGATTGTTCAAAATGGAGATaactttaaaacaaaaacagtCAGTACTTTCAGAAACTATGACCTGGATTTCACTGTGGGAGTGGAGTTCGAAGAACACACCAAAGGACTGGATAACCGAGTAGTAAAG ACACTGGTGACCTGGGATGGTGACAAACTGGTATGTGTTCAAAAAGGTGAAAAGAATAACAGAGGCTGGAAGCACTGGATTGAAGGGGACCTACTGCATCTG GAACTGACATGTGAAGACCAGGTGTGCCATCAGGTATTTaggaagaaaaagtaa